Genomic window (Theileria annulata chromosome 4, complete sequence, *** SEQUENCING IN PROGRESS ***):
AACGTCAGACTAGAACTCAGCTACCTATCCTTCCTCGGACACTTTAGGAAGTTCTACATCAGCGAACATACCAAAGGCACAATATCTGGAGATAATAAAGAAAGGTTCTCACAACTCCCAAATCTACCACCAGgtacaaataaataaataaaaatatatataatagttaaatattgtatactatttatgatttaattaaaagtttaatttaatatttgagtGGTTGATGGgtatgtttaaattttattaggAGTAGATGGATCGCAATATTTGTTGAATCGTATGATCGAGAAGGTATTTTACAATCTACAAAACAGGACGAATGACGAACGAGTGGTGAAAAAGACACTCCAGTTCTTCTCAGATTTGTCATCGGGAATAGATATCGTTCACTATGCAGACCGTTCACCACACCTGATAATCTCAGCAAGACTCATTCTCCAGTGCGACACGCTAAGATTCGCACTACTGAACCACCACGACCCGTCATTCAAGTTCCTGTTTAACCCGGCGTACGGCAGGTATAGAACAATATACTACTCGATCCTAACGAAGCTGCTGTTGCTGGAGATTACAGACGAGCAGGACGCAAACGAAAAGTTCAACATATACATGCAGTACCACAATAACCTGATTGACCAAATGAGTAATTTCTTCTCATCTAACAGCCCGACGGTAGGTCTGACATCAAACCTTGAACTCAAGGGAGTGATTGTGGGATTCATGAGAGATTTGAGAGGGATCTGCAAAAGCTGCCTGACAGTTGAGTCATATCAGCTCTTCTTTAGCTGGATAATAAACACACCAAAACAGATCAATAACTGCAGATTTAATATACTGAAGCGCGTTTGCGAGGTCTTTTACAACGATTACGAAGTCATGCTCCCACTCATCAAGTTTCTGTCAGAACTACTGGACAACAAGGGAAGGAGAATAACATTCGACAAAACGTCAGCAAACGGACTTTTACTCTTTAAAGAATCATCATACATTGTCATTTACTATGGACTAAAGTTGCTGGATCAGTTAAACGCACTCAAAACAAGTAACATGACAAGTATGGCATCAGCCATGAGTGGTTCATTATCATGTAACGAGAAtgaaatttacaaaaagTACTACAAGAGTATAAGCTACTGTTTGCTGGTTCTAGTCCATACTCTGGGAGGAGATTATATTAGTTTTGGAGTTTTTGACATCTACGGAGATAACACCTTGGATCAGGTTCTCAACCTGTCATTCAGACTCATTCTGGCTATTCCACTTAATGACCTCCAATTCTACCCAAAGACCATGCATCCAGTTTATTCATTTCTGGACCTCGCAACGAGACTGTTCATTGATCATGTGCTCACATTAGATAGCCCAAACGTTAGTCTGCTGGTCAACATTGGGGTGGACGGACTATGCAGCTACGACTCAAACATAAGTCTCAGCAGCGCCTCTCTTCTAGACAACTTTGTCACATACCTCTTCAACAACAAGAACAAGGAACCAGTGGTAAAGTTTTTGTCAGTAGAAAACAGTGTCCTCATAAAGTGCATGGTCTTGATGTTTAACCTCCTCACCCGCGGTGATTCGAATTCTGCATGGTCAATTTCCCGTCCATTGCTCGGCTTAATTCTCCTCAACAAGGCCGAATTCCAAAAAATCCCCCACAGCTATATGGCGAACTTGTCACAGCAAAAGGGTGAAAAACTAATGAAGTGCTTCAACAATCTCCTGCTCGGGATCGAGGATGCCCTCACGCCTGAAAACAAGGACCTGTTCACCAAAAACGTCTACCTCTTCTCCCAAGAAGTTAAGCTTTCCTTCATCTAGGCCTTCgttttgtattttatacaCGAACTACATTGTTTCActgtattaatttgtaaattataatttaatctCCACATATACATGGATGTGTATActcataataataaattatattgtaGTGCTTATACATGTGTATATTATCTAGTGTATATATGTTTAAGGTAAAGATTATGGTACAATTGATTATGACAAATATAAAGACTGCTTGAAAACAATGTCCCTACGTATGGCGTTGCAAACCAGGTCGATCTTTTCAGCCAGCTTTTGGTGGCCGAATATGTTTGCAGTCTGTAGTAATTTCCTACAAAGCTCGTCGAGTCTGAGTATAACCCTGACAATGTGGCCCTCctaaatttcattaaaagTCGTAAACTAACTTGTAAATCTGTAAGTTCCATTATTTCCTGAAAGGGCGTTCCAGAAGCCCACTGATAAATGACCTAAATTGTGTATAGTGGAGTGAAACATACGTATGATAGTGAAAAGTTGCAGAGCGAGTTAAAATCCTCATGTGAAACCCTCACGCCCAAGG
Coding sequences:
- a CDS encoding RAN-binding protein, putative (Tap349h10.p1c.cand.137 - score = 83.09;~SMART IBN_NT (PF03820) at aa 25-91, E()=2.00e-03), which encodes MADLKQLEMLCQALYGAQQVHQNEAHKVLMPLLRDVQKIPVLYEILANSTNLQALLFASSGLVTLFTNHWSQVTDQSKNEMREFLLNYLYNRGPEMLKVAPEVLRQFIHLYARIVKLGWLEEMNNQQLLTHVSQFLSATTQHWIIGLNIYTDITQEMQPQMGKFIAKFRRAALNFKETVLQDIFTVTIQTLEQFNKGTVVVTDSKEESQLLYQVLQLCYNCLSFDFMATMPDDTSEEQATVMIPQGWDMLRTDEIPKLLFQLYQKAFNKNASASPNNAGYYNPDDKYMKSAVLCLKCLVVLAALRKSFFNNENEALGHINCFMLGSLEIIRTKMGLSDDDCYHELCRLLGKINASNQLSQLLQSNVFPIWSEQIHAFTMEALANWAHLTNSKHYLLGVWSHMIVPLAYMKGKAPTVLETNILQITLEFLNTRLKMAQVLVTKPDELEFENPLDDDILRNEQSELFSKLCRNQYRVVLNHVLELYTSLNNNLNNEDLAVVQEKLAWLVLFSGSMLNGSSSLRLVGEYNNSSVCIQTLNIELVGKVFQNMINSDKMPENVRLELSYLSFLGHFRKFYISEHTKGTISGDNKERFSQLPNLPPGVDGSQYLLNRMIEKVFYNLQNRTNDERVVKKTLQFFSDLSSGIDIVHYADRSPHLIISARLILQCDTLRFALLNHHDPSFKFLFNPAYGRYRTIYYSILTKLLLLEITDEQDANEKFNIYMQYHNNLIDQMSNFFSSNSPTVGLTSNLELKGVIVGFMRDLRGICKSCLTVESYQLFFSWIINTPKQINNCRFNILKRVCEVFYNDYEVMLPLIKFLSELLDNKGRRITFDKTSANGLLLFKESSYIVIYYGLKLLDQLNALKTSNMTSMASAMSGSLSCNENEIYKKYYKSISYCLLVLVHTLGGDYISFGVFDIYGDNTLDQVLNLSFRLILAIPLNDLQFYPKTMHPVYSFLDLATRLFIDHVLTLDSPNVSLLVNIGVDGLCSYDSNISLSSASLLDNFVTYLFNNKNKEPVVKFLSVENSVLIKCMVLMFNLLTRGDSNSAWSISRPLLGLILLNKAEFQKIPHSYMANLSQQKGEKLMKCFNNLLLGIEDALTPENKDLFTKNVYLFSQEVKLSFI